The DNA sequence CCTCCTTTCCATGATCCTCCCGGTACCGATCTTCCTCTGCAAACAGACACACATGTTTGAGTTTcgctttgattgacagcagaggaGGCCGGCGCGTGCTGCTACCTGCTGGTCTCTACCTACCTGCAGACACCAGCTTGATGGAGATTACGAGCAGAAGGGTCAGAGCACGAAGCCTCCGGGCGGGCAGAGCCCTCCAGAGCCCCATCGCTCGCTGTTGACAGGTGAGCCGACCGTCAGCTAGCTGCCGCTGTCCCCGCCGCACATGCGGTCCCTTCCGGAGAAGAAGCAGAGGAAAGCAGCCCGCTCCTCCCGCAGCTCTGTGCGCTGACTTTGACCATCCAAGCTGCAAACAGAAATCCCTGAGCTAAGCTAGCATGCTGCTGGCTCCTCAGAAGCGACGCAAAGCTCAGAGAAGAATGCTAGTTTCACGCAGTCCTTCAGGGACCAGAGTCCTGGAAACCACGTCCCGATCCGCCGACACTGCGCCCAAACCCGCCAACTCTGCGACCGACGGCGGAAAGTCCAGCTTGTTGTTATTCTGACTCAACCTAGCTGTCCATGTTAACCCTCACTAGGAAACGGCGCTTCCTTTTCTGGCCATTGCACCAATCAGAGTGCGCGTGCTCTGACGACGAGCCAATGAGCATGGAGCAAACATCTCCCAGCCAATCAGGCACAAACACAATGTCCTTTCCAGTGAATGTGTTTGTCCACGACAGAGCGTGACGAAAGACGGAAGTGGTTTCTTGTCAAATGCGAACTTTTTCAATTTTAAGGAATAATGCAGAGAAAATCGATGTCACCAACTTAAATCTAAAAAGACATAAACAGCCGTTTTGATCAGCTATGATAAAAGCCCAGGAGAAAATTCGAGACTGTTTCCATAGACGCACCGTTTGGCCAATCACGTGCGAGGACAGACTAGGGTCCTACCATTATGTCTGATATGAACAGGGGGGCAGACGCCCCTAAGACAGTGAGTATAGTGGTAGAGTCCAGTTACACAAACGGGGAACGGCGGTGGTTTGTGGTTCTCCGACTTGATATGGAAGCATTTATGTctcataattaataaataaataaaagtcaaaaccagaaatgctttttcactttcacaatgaagctgtgttcgttgactcaaaattaaaatgaaaaagcaatccgtcaaacggcttttttattttctttttcttcttcaacacagctcattctgtcacttaattaaaatgataatgaaaatggtatttgacatttcattttcaaaaagttatctggtaaatgtgtagcaaaattcaattagaaatctctaatttgacatttgaaatggattaacagaaattatttttccttttcacaagGACTGCATCAAtagaatcaaaaataaaattaaacgtCTACCTTCCAAAgtgcttcttcattttttatttcaataccgctcattctgtgacataattcaaacgaaaatgcaaagaggggattgcattctCGTTTTCACATTCACAGCGCAAAAACCGTCTCATTATTCAAATTTCAGTCAGCAGTTCCTGGAGGGGAATTCcagtataaaataaaaagcagttgGACGCCTGGTTCAAAGCAGCTGGCTTCTTCAGTCCACTGAAATCAACTAAAGCTGTCAAGAGCATTAAGTTGGAGCTTAAAGGAAACAAAACTGACCCAGCAGAGGAATAGCCTGGATCTCCACATTGACTCAGTGGTACCCTGTACCCTGTGTAGTGTTTTCTAAGGCAGGTAACTGAGAAATCCCCTTGGAGGAAACATGCCACCAAAACGTTTGCTTCTCAGGCAAACTCACTGTGGTGTTGTTGTTGAGGAGTCACTCAGCTGTGACTGGATGAGCATACCTGCTGACTAATAGTATTTGGAGAGTAAGTTGTGTGTCAGGGGAGCGCTGCTTGAtcggaatattgcaggttttATTCCCACCCTTTAtgcccacccatgtgttgaagcgtccttgggcaagaccccacgctgcctctggtggaaggttggcaccagtgttcggcagtggagccaccATCGGTGTGTGGATGGGGGAATGGGGGAATGGGTTTGGGACTATAAGGCAAGGTAGAAGGTAGAATGTGCAATACAAGTATACacattttaccatttttaataaaaagatgtGTTATTACAAATTATTGAACACGAAAATTAGAAAAGTGACACACAGGTTACAATTTTTCTATAGAAAAATATTACAGATACAAACTCATTTGAGCATTTACACCATCTCTTTtcttataaacaaataaacaaacaaattgagcaaaataaatgacaatGATTAGATGATATTTTAtgtaatcagaaaaaaacagcatgtaAACTTGTTTCGTTCACCTGCAATGCTCTCAGAATGACTGCAGGGGTCACTGTTGAGTAAGCAGCACTGTATCAATCCTTCAAGTATCGTCGTTCCAACACTAACCAACAGGTGGTGCTAGAGCAACAGTGGACAACTCACTGACTAGTATCGACTGGAGCAGCTGACCTCCCCTCCTGACACAGGAACAAGCCCCCCTCCAGAGGAAACAGTGGCTGACCGCTCTGGCACAGCACCCTCCTGACATACGACTTCCTCTCCAAATACTCTTAGTCAGCCAGTACGCTCATCCAGTCACAGCTGAGTGACTCCTCATCACAATAGGAACAAAAACCTGTGGTTCCTCCAGGGCCATGAGCCAGGCCCCGACCGCCCCAGGCATGGGCCCCGACTTGGCCCGAGGCCCCCTGAACCTCAGTGTGGTCTAGAGGAGACTGCCATCTGTCCTTCCTGTTGTGTAGTTCTTTACCCCGTGTTGTTTAAGAAGGAACTGGGACTTGCTGCTTCTGGGTGGAAGTCTTGCATGTGGTCTTCTTTggtttgctgtgtgtgttttggtcaGGAGCCCTCCTCTTGTCTCAGTGTGTGTGCGTTGGTGTCTGGTCTTGAACAGACTTGTGTCTGTGATTCAATTTAATCCAGAGGAGTTTCATTACAAACCGGAGcgccagagaaaacccacacatggggagaacatgcaaactccacacggaAAAAATCTCAGCAAGGATTCAAACCATGGCCTTagtccgtaacccttgtgctatcctaggcactttaacgttgggagttgggtcatctagacccactagacagtgctctgaaccttttttcttcaatgatttgtgatcttcactggtgtccatggattacatgaaatctttccacctttatccacctttgtcatggtagggagaacacgtcaatgtaagggggggggggtgtcatagGATAGCAGAAGAGTTTAACCATAGTCACTGCGTCATCATGCAACCATTGTAGAAAGTATTTAATTCATGTAATAAACAAGTGACCCATTATCAAAACCAAGCAAAGATGCATTTTCCTTTCATAACAAAAAGTAATTGATAATTTTTGTAACTAGTATTTGTTAGCGCATGTTAACGACTGAAGAcagtatacatttttaattaggCTATTTTGGATTACAACAGTGCTATTCCTTGTAGTAgtcttaacctttttttaaaatactttgagGTGTTTCAACTCTCTGGAGCTTCCTGCTTTGTTTAAAGCGTTGGAAGCATTTGGTTGTGAACCCAAATTGTAGGATTTTAAGATGTGTTACAGCAGTATTTGTCTCTACCAAAGTTTTTCAAATAGGTTTTCTGTAAATTGTATTTGTTGAGTCGCTCAGTCactcctttgttgttttttatggcAGCTGAATTATGAGTCGTCTTcaatgcaaccacaagggggcacatTCCTGTGGTTTCATGTCTCAAGTCCTGTGAATGCAGAGGTTTGTATTGAATCCAAAGAATCACAAACAGAACTATGGGAACTATGGTCAGgacccaatgagttatatcactagaggagacacgaccgctttagaagcctggccgacggtggcggagcgtgacgccatcttggtgaggtcgacgacgcccacatgacaatgatttctattgcttttagtggtgtctaagtagcttttatatactatatatgtttttacaatttatatatatttatacatatatgtaaatatattatatttatatatataatatatatatagatacataatttgttgttgttaaagaagagaaacagtccgccttaaaagctcaaactttaatgaaaaggcatttttgcaggacttcttacaaataaaaaaattacaaagaattttaaaaaaataatttgtaaacatttaggagttttagacctctttgacatgtaatttaaattatttagaaaaacccaacaataagtcaataataataataataataataataataaatcaatagtaagtcaatacaaacaataaataatagcaatacatacataataagtcaataaataataaaatataagtctattaatattattattattaataataataataataataataataataataataataataataattataaaataaatattcaaaagaagtccaaaagtgaacaatagatttaccctaaaataaccacaacaaagaaaaataatagatttatactgattcatgtgagtgatcaatttttgtaacacagatgttatggtgtcgggtttcaagcaaacagtctggcctctcatcaaaatgtgtttccacaaaatgttttgaacagtcagactgtattactagttggtaccacagtgatccatctgtgttagctctttttattgctaagatccactttttccttaagtctgaatagtgaaaagttcagtcactgagtcagaaatgtataaatctagattactataatagcctagtatgctgtatacaggtttagcaaaataaaatgtacatttatgttgacagcaaattctccgtacatcatgcagcatgttgataataaccctgcagcatcatgcatgtcaacatgtgttctattaataaagcccctgcagcattaaaagaaaaaaattataatacttatctgtgaaatgatatacttcctccttcatggactcagttctctgattttggcagttgaaacacaaacaatgaactggtattatgcaaaaaatgtgttcaaatgcattcactgcagcagtaacttgacctcaccaagatggcggtgctctcctcccatgaggaaccacgtgatgtctcctctagtgatataactcattgtcaGGACCCACCCCATTGACCTACAGGATGGAAATTGGAGGAGTGTCCTGTGCCAGCAAAAACCTCGGTCCGCCcgatttttgagtcaatattaatATCATTaatgacaaagataaaaaaaaagataattactAGCCTCTTCAAGCATTATTAATAGCActtcagtaaaaaataaacccGCTGTTTTAATATTATAACATCTGTTTGAaacactctgctgttctcatttgctaCCCtaccaaagtcttctgcccccctcccctatATAAAATGTTCCAGCTGGCCCGTCTCCTGGTAGCGCCTCCACGCTCTGGACACTACACTGACACACAGCAAACCTTCTTGCCACAGCTCACATTGATGTACCATCCTGGATGAGTTGCACTACCTTAGCCACTTGTGTGGTATGTAGACGCCGTCTCATGGTACCGCTGAAGTGTCTGCATTCAAAAGCCCCAAAAAcgtttagaagaacataaacactcacctgagcacaggtgttagctcacctttgcactaacagtttgtgtgattgaatgaaatatttcacactagttggttgtAATGCATAGGTATGcctgtgtgaacattatttgtattgtgtacatgttgacatgtggacatttttggagccaacaggtgtgtttataacaattgagtgtgtgtgtggacaggccccgcccttatagacttgtatcacatctgaacctgactgtaatgattataaccatccagaaacttgttgctttatgctgcttcatggttttaccccccccccctcctataatcaccctcccacccccaccccctctctcttcttccctcctttccttttccgtccggtccaacacaaaagattttcaaatatgattaaaatgaataaagtttggcctagattacaaaaggggtttactcagacatacctctggtttgttaGAAAATTcagaacccctgttgtaaaagttaaatataaaataaaataaaacatcaggcAGAAAACATAAGGATGGAGTTGTCTGTGGTGACCACTTGTAGAACCACTCCTTTATTGGAGATGTCTTGCCGATCGCCTTTTGTTTCCACCTGTTGTTTACTCCTCTTGCatataaaagtaaaattgaATGTCAGTCAGTGTTTTTCTTCCTAATTGGACGGTTTGATTACACAGAACTGTGATTGACTTGGAGTAAAATTGAATTATTTAGGTGTTACTTTATGTTTTTTGAGCAGTGTGTATAGATTCACATAAACAATGAAACCTCACAGTGACTGACTACTGCaaagtaaacaataaaaagtgatttcttttttaaagaaataaatttaTTAAAAGAACATCAGTGAAATACAGTGCACATTTCTACTCATTTGCATTGTAAAATGCAAAATCTGAGTTAATTGAAATAAttgaagtttgaaaaatgtcattttaaagccgtgacttttgttcttgttttagtGGCACAAAGATGACGTCATACTCTTGTACCCACAGATACAGCTGGTCTCTGACTGTGGTTATTCACAGGCAGTGTCAGTGGTCATTTAAGAGGCAGAATGAGAAAGAACATGTCatttaaagacaaacatgaGAACACACATGAGTGAAGAGCGACATTGCAGTGCAGAGGACATATGACAGGTGACTGCAAACTTAGATTTAGGTATGCAGATGTTTGAGGTCAGAAGATGTTCAACACCTGTCAAGAAGAATAACTGAAATAGGCAATTTACCATTTAAGATTGAGCACTTTACAATCAACAGCATACATTTAGTCCAAAACAGGTTATACTACAATGAGcatacttgttttttcttttaaacacacTCAAACAATGTTCTCATCTTGTGTTCGGAACATGAATGCACCTTTAAAAACAGTACAATGTTGTCACTGTGTGTTGAAGATGACGGCATGTTTGTGATTCATAATATAAtgctaaaatggttaaaaaatgagAGACAGATTAAAAATTGTAAATGGTTTTTTCACcagttcacagatgtatcaaaaAGTCTTTGGACAGGAAGTTTTCTCTTACCTGGGCACCCGTCCTTGAATTTTGACTAGTGGTTTTGACCTCTGAAATTCCACCAAGTAGCATTAGGCAGCTTGTGTCAGGTTAAAGGAAAGGAATTTGCATttcaagattgttttagcagCTTTGATATCCCTGAAGCATCTGGTGGTGCTATACACCTGACCGTCAAGCTGTGCTACTCAATCTATATCTAGATTAGACGCAGTTCAATACATGCTAGAATTAGACAACTGTTTCTGTGACTATTTGTCATCTCAGAATGGGATTTCCATGTGGAATATGGGGCAGCATTGTTTAGAGTTGATCCTCTGTAATGGGTTGCTTATCTCTGTACAAGCTTGATGACCCACTCGGCTGTAGGGTTTAGATGGTGGAGGTCCTTCATGTATGTTTCTCCATCAAGGCATCTCTCCTCTGAAACGTAGAACAAAGAGTGTGTGACTAGCACAGATTCTTCCTCTTACCAGCAGGGATAAAAACTTCCCAAtataattgattgatttttttcagggGTTACTCACTGATGTTTCCACCAATCTCAAAGAGACACAAATCCTCTTTTTTCGCTGTCACCAACCTGAGACGAGGACAGAACGGCTCATTtggaaagacaataaaaaaacataaactgacCACAAAACTCTGAGCAAAGTAGCTCTGCAGTAGAGTTGAAGCCTCACCTGTCCTGGCTGAGAAAGCGTGTTAAGACGTCGACAGCCTGCAGATCCTCAGTGAGCTGCACTGCCATGGAGACTTTACTAAACTGGGGCGCTTGAACTCGAATGAATCCCTGTGAGCTCTCCTGCACATAAAGACAGAAGAGTTTGGTCAATGGCATCCCCCCCCAAAAACCCAGCCTGGCTGCAGAAGAAGAATGAAATGCTGCTACAATATTTCTTTAGAGAGGCAGGCCAGATTACTCAGACCagaaagaaatggctgaatCACTGAAAACATCAGACTGAGAGAATAGACTGGAGAGAATACTTCAACCATTGATACAGCATTATGGTATCCATGGTAACTATGGACTTGTAGCAGCATTACAGTTCAAATGGACTTGCATGTATTAAGTGAATAAAAAGGGTCACATTTCTCACATTTGCTATGTTTAATGTCCTGtctggaataaaataaaaatcaatataaTATAAACCGTTCCTGCCCatatgtcaaagtgtccttgagcaaggcactgaaccccacatttgtgtgtttgtgtgtgttcaaataaatgggCTCTGAAACTGGACAGGAGGGGAAAGCTACAGTGATGTACGTGCTGAGTCATTACAATATATTAATATTCCAGCAATTATCAGCTTTTCTTGCAAAAAGTCAACAAttgaattcaatttttttttctaaaagcgACAAACTCTGTTAACTCTTACTGAGCTGCATTTGATTTGTGTATTGAGGGtcgacactttccttgaaataaacacaagtacaatacttgctgttgtgttgtagggagaggagtgtgttatggaaaacaatgcggctttaattgcgtgtctgtgtgtgtacgtcttggtaggtcagtgtgtggtgtggctctttgactctcacagtgaaaaactttggctcttggtgtcaaacttgttcgccccCCCTGCTCTAGacctacagtacagaccaaaagtttggacacaccttcccattcaaatgaatgggaaggtgtgtccaaacctttagTCTGTATTGTATATATTTTGTCTATGTTTCCTTTTCTTAATTCTTCGAGATTAAAAATACCCATtggtggtgtaaaagtaaaggttggaagtctgttCATAAAGCTACATCTTTAGTTATATTTTGATATTTGACTGCAATGAAAATACCTTAAAAAGGGGCTTATAGATTATTTAGTTTAATTAATTACTGGTCATGATTAATTAATCACACCCAGAAAATTAACCTCATGACAGCACTACACATAATTTCTCTTAGTTTCTACtttttctaaaggttttttATGAGTTTAGGCTATCATTCAAAAAGCTGGATGGATTAGCAACAGCTGGAGACTGCAGCTAAATCCGAAACGCCACCTGTCCTACCTCAGGAATGGGTTTTTCGGAGGGTTTGTCTGTGGTTATCTTCTTCAGCAGCTTCCTGACAGCCCTCTGATTGTTGGGCTTCCTTTGACTTTCCATGTTGTGCTGTCTCACCTGGTCTAAAATAAACTTGGGGATctaaatgaagcaaaagatACAAATCAGGACAAAACACTAATCCAGCCATCCAAACCAGATTTCCAGGCAGGACTCATTTGAGGATGGAGGAATCGTCTTGGTCTTACTGTCCACAGAAGATTCTGATATCTGATCAGCAGCCTGACAATGTTGGCGGtactggttgccatggagatctCCTTATGTTCTGAGACTTTAGACCTGAATCCTTTAAACATGAAGATGTTGGGCGCCATAACAACAGAAACATTGTTCAGAGTCATTTTATTCTGCGCCTGATGGTCGATCACTTGTTGAAAAAACTCCACCAATGCCTGCAAACAAAAACCGCAAGAGTTCAAGTACACAGCACCAAGTCCTTTTCAGTACCAGCTGACATGAGGATGTGATGCCTCTAAAGAAAGCTACCTTCAGTGCGTTGTGATTGGCTTCAGGTAACAGCAGGACCAGCAGGTTCAGAGCCTGTAACTGCTGCTTCTTCGTGGGGAGCTCTGTCACAGAACACACCAACTCATCATGACACAGCATTACAGCCCCCACTTCCACGCAGAGAATACGTACTGTTGACTGCTATGAAAGCATTGAGGTACTCCACAGTCAGTAGAGGATGCGGCAGCTCCCTGATGAAGAGCTTCAAAATGCTCGCGGCATCGTGTTGTTTCacctgttgccatggaaatgtcCCCTCACAGAAAGAAGAGTCAAGCTCCTGGCACAGAGCCTGGATGCAGATGGATGAACAAAGACAGGTGTGTACTGTGAGTTTACTGAGGGTGAAGATGTCTGCATTCTGCTCCCCGGAGGAGAACTACCTTGACTCTGGTGGCTGCTCCAGGAATCCGTAACAGCCCCTCAGTGTCCAAGCCCTCCTCCTTAATGTGACTGATGAGCTAATAAGAAGAGAAAATCTCTGCGGTTGGATGAGGGTACAGAAACGGAGACCCTGATGATATGATCCAGTGTACTCTGGATCCTTTAGGATGCTTTAATAAAACATGGCTCTCCTGTTTAGGCCAACATTAGAAGCACTTCTATTATCAGTGTTGGAAGTCTTCTGTTCACAGTGACACCAGGCCATTTACCTTCTGCAGAATTAAAGGCACTTTGGTTCCGGGGACCCGTCTCTGGTCCTGATCCAATAGAGTGTTGAGAGGGACGCCAAACAAACCGCTATCTACGAACATAGATGAGttcaaaagtgttaaaactAGTTAAAACATTTGACTCAATAGTAAGGCATATGTAAGGTAAATGCACCAAATGACTTATTGCCCAAAAATCcacatctttgtgtttttcctccaaacaaaaGCGCTTCACTACCTCTGGTCTTGAGTTTGACGGGTTTGTGTGTCTTCAGGTCAATCCCGGCCGTGTCAAACAGAGCCGTCATTTCCACTAGCAACAGCCTGCGCACCTGAAACACCATCCAACCGTGTCAGAATGCACAAGAAACCACCTGCTCAACCACGTCAGAATAGGGTatcaggtggtggtggtggggtaaGCCACTTAGCTGCTGTTTACCTGCCTTACCTCACATCTGATATGTCTGGACATTATTACAATGAAAGCAGTAAGACGTTTGTAGAAAGCTGGTgataaacttctgtttttttaaaatcaggttCTCAGGTTCAACACTGGGACATTTTCCATGTGAGTCAGTTTAGAGGGAATCAGAACAGGACAGTGTTGTACTTAGTTGACATGTGTGTTGGTCAGAGTGTATCATTTTCCTCTCaattcttttgtgtgttttccttttttgaagaATTTGAGTTCATTATCTTTGTAGTgcagtttctttcttttgcatGCTGGTAGCTGAGATTTtgcttttgtggttttgttgATGTGCTGAGACGGGATAGAAAGGTGGACGGATCTCCAGCTGAGGACGGAGAAGTGAGGTGTGGAAAAAGGGCGACATGCAGTCAGCAAACAAGGGCTGCGGGGAAGACTTTCAGTGACTTATGCACACATTGTTACAGTGGAGAAATACGTATTTGATCTCTTGCAGATTTTGTCCGTCTGTCCACTTAAAACGATATTGTCAGCCTGTCATCCTGATGGTagattcatttgaacagtgagagaaAATCATGAAGAAGATCAAGAAATCCACTTCCAAATAAACGTTTTAGCTTTTTATGAGACTCTAAAGTATTTGATCCCCCAGTAACCATTATTGTACATGTTTTCTAGTTAACCTGCAATGGAAACTCCTtattggctgaacacacctgaggCCAGGTGATCAGCTGCAGATGAGGCGGGAAAAACAGCAGGAGGCCTGTAGATACGCatttccctcaatgaaatgcaaataaatctATACACACTCTTTAAAGTTCATTTCTTAATTTTCTATAGcttaaagttcaaataaatcTACCATTAGAatgacagactgtcaatttctttttaagacCAGTAGGGGATCAAATACGCATTTCCAGCATTGAATAGTAAAATGTCTGTGTGCTCCACTTCTTGGTATAAGAACCCTGTCATGTATGTATGAGTTCTGTTACCTTAATCATATCCAAAGGAGATAGATCTTCAGCTCTGGTCTGACCTGTTTTAACTCGAAGCACCTTgaagttctaaaaaaaagttttaaaatggattaaagtAATAGCTaaagtaagttttattttttaccaacgACATTTCAAGAGGATCCTGATGCATTTCAGTTGTCttgattacatgtttttttttattctaaaatcaaTGGATTGATGAGAACATCAGTTTCCATGTAACTACAGGTAGTTAAATGAGTAGCTGGGGACTGATTCCCAAAGTTTTagcaaagatatttttttttaaaggtttcacAAATTAATGTTCCATTTTGTAAGAGTAGATCAGTTTGAATCAGACAAATtacttttcaaaatgtatcatACAGTCGATTATCTTCATTGTTTGCCTAAATGATTTCCAACATCTGAGAACAGTAGGTGATAAACTGATGCTATAAATATCCGACCTTCACTTCTGCTGAAACGGCATTTCTTCTCAATAACAAAAGCTACAGAGAAGCTCCAATTCATCATTCGTCTCAcaggaaacaacaaaataaagttcaacTAAAGTTAACAGAAAAACTGTCACAAGCTGCACCAGAAACTCTAAAACTCAAAAGCAAACTTTCTAATTTACCAAATTTCTTAACTTAAATCAGGCGAACCCGTAGTATTTcttgtaatgatt is a window from the Oryzias latipes chromosome 24, ASM223467v1 genome containing:
- the arhgap18 gene encoding rho GTPase-activating protein 18 isoform X2; this encodes MSRHHQGVVLTAYHSSARDEPQTGPGPDPQLAASSRKMGHYTLQQNHDPQHRDKHETAISADSSLLPKPNSAPSTKSQLSSSPKSTISPRHSPNTRPRPTCQRSSSQDSLDELQMDDYWKEVENISCSGGGGGKGEGEPQEEEHQKNPEGEQEEAWLTEAGLARLFDDSLAADDQDQEEDSAVFLSTLTRTQAAAVERRVQQTLLRRRNRQHLPDVRDIFKPPEKDEECHQLQRRSENGPKDASAAETETELDVEVAFSEQALSYWDNQQKAKVTNNLNPPDDKLPNFKVLRVKTGQTRAEDLSPLDMIKVRRLLLVEMTALFDTAGIDLKTHKPVKLKTRDSGLFGVPLNTLLDQDQRRVPGTKVPLILQKLISHIKEEGLDTEGLLRIPGAATRVKALCQELDSSFCEGTFPWQQVKQHDAASILKLFIRELPHPLLTVEYLNAFIAVNKLPTKKQQLQALNLLVLLLPEANHNALKALVEFFQQVIDHQAQNKMTLNNVSVVMAPNIFMFKGFRSKVSEHKEISMATSTANIVRLLIRYQNLLWTIPKFILDQVRQHNMESQRKPNNQRAVRKLLKKITTDKPSEKPIPEESSQGFIRVQAPQFSKVSMAVQLTEDLQAVDVLTRFLSQDRLVTAKKEDLCLFEIGGNIKERCLDGETYMKDLHHLNPTAEWVIKLVQR
- the arhgap18 gene encoding rho GTPase-activating protein 18 isoform X1, producing MSRHHQGVVLTAYHSSARDEPQTGPGPDPQLAASSRKMGHYTLQQNHDPQHRDKHETAISADSSLLPKPNSAPSTKSQLSSSPKSTISPRHSPNTRPRPTCQRSSSQDSLDELQMDDYWKEVENISCSGGGGGKGEGEPQEEEHQKNPEEGEQEEAWLTEAGLARLFDDSLAADDQDQEEDSAVFLSTLTRTQAAAVERRVQQTLLRRRNRQHLPDVRDIFKPPEKDEECHQLQRRSENGPKDASAAETETELDVEVAFSEQALSYWDNQQKAKVTNNLNPPDDKLPNFKVLRVKTGQTRAEDLSPLDMIKVRRLLLVEMTALFDTAGIDLKTHKPVKLKTRDSGLFGVPLNTLLDQDQRRVPGTKVPLILQKLISHIKEEGLDTEGLLRIPGAATRVKALCQELDSSFCEGTFPWQQVKQHDAASILKLFIRELPHPLLTVEYLNAFIAVNKLPTKKQQLQALNLLVLLLPEANHNALKALVEFFQQVIDHQAQNKMTLNNVSVVMAPNIFMFKGFRSKVSEHKEISMATSTANIVRLLIRYQNLLWTIPKFILDQVRQHNMESQRKPNNQRAVRKLLKKITTDKPSEKPIPEESSQGFIRVQAPQFSKVSMAVQLTEDLQAVDVLTRFLSQDRLVTAKKEDLCLFEIGGNIKERCLDGETYMKDLHHLNPTAEWVIKLVQR